GTATGTGTCAATAAATGCCACACAATAACAACAGATAATTAttcaaattaagaaaaggagtacttgtggcaccttagagactaaagctttcgtgagctacagctcacttcatcagatgtttaccgtggaaactgcagcagactttatatacacacagagaatatgaaacaatacctcctcccaccccactgtcctgctggtaatagcttatctaaagtgatcaacaggtgggccatttccaaatTAGTAATcactggccaacattttcaaacattgatGTCTAAAGTTAGTTTTCcagatccatatttaggcacctgaataagaCTTACTTAGattcctaaatatggatttaagtgtCTAACTTtagacacatttttaaagttatggtcactattactgtacaagtattttggatgttttaaCAGTGTTAACGTTTGTGCCAATACAAATCCCAGCCTATTGGTGGCAGCAGTTCGCTGCTCGTGCACAGAACTTTGAACAATACCATGGGCTTTAAGTTTCCAGATTCAGTGGCAAAGAAACACTGAACTTTCACTTATAATTCAATCTAGCCTTTTACTCCTGTTTCTCAACCCAGAATTCTGATGTTACCAGAATTATTGTGTGAGACTAATCAGCCAAAGATTTAGATGGTGTAAATCCAAGTCAAGAAATGTTCCATTCAGAAAGGGTGTTTCACATACATTCCGTACGTTAAGGCACAttacataaataaaacaaataaaaggtatGGGCTCCACCCTGTTCTTATTGATATCACCAGCAAAATTCCCCTTGACTTAAAGATTGGAGCCTGCATATTTTTCTCTCTGCTACTATGTTTTATAGTAAATTCAGTTACAAAGGGTATTTGACCCATAAACACAAATGGAGCTTTCTAAGTGGCTGGCTGTGATGACACACTGCTGGCAAGAGCCCTCTGTACGTTAATGATTTTTCGAGTGTGTATATGATAATTTCCTGAGAATCACAGCACACCCTAGAAAACATTCTGAGAGCTTATTGCATTCCTGAGGTATTTGAAGTCACTCAGCCTTTAGCCCTCATACCCTGTGCTTCAGAACACCAGGGTGACCAGAGACACGAGACACGAGATAATCACAAGGAAATGAGCTATCTGTTGCCTCCTTTTGCTTCATTCAGATATAAATGAATCTGTAtcaacaatatatatatatatattcaacaaTATGAATAACAGAGAAGGCAGGAGGTGATACCACAAAAAAGCAGACATACCAGATTGAGTTAATGCCTGAAAATAGAGATATTCTCCCTTCAGTGCATGTAACCCTGAGAATATGTGCCCAGGGAAGGATGCCCCCACAGAAGTGCTGAgggagaaataaaacaaaagtcctctccctccctcccaccccccagctcccaccaacTTTTTGTCCTGAACAACAAGTTCCCTTCCTGGTATTTTCGTGTGTAGGTTTACTTCTCTAAAcgggaagttttaaaaataaaagtcacaAGCATTCACAATCATGAACCTCCGGCATTGGCTTTTATTGTGCTGCATGAATAAGTTGAAACGATAGCTCTATTTAAAAAACTGTGCTTTCTGCAGAACAATGTCattctccccttctctccccagtgACAAATAATCTTCAGTGCTGCTTGAAAACACAAGACGTACAATTACAGGGCCAGCCCCAGGCGCAGGCCAATCTTGTGTCTCAAAGAAAACAACCCCCCTCCAAAGCCCTTCCCCAAAGAAACAAACTTGTGACTTTGCTCAACAGTTCCCCTTCCCAGCAGGCATCTATGACTGCACTCTTGCTGTAACATCATGAAAAAGCCCTCTCCCTTGAAAGATAAACATGGGAACCCAACACTTGCCAGTTCCAAGAAAGAACTGTACTGATCCTATCCCGAATGATACACTTTTCTGACTCCTGACTGCGGTGACAAAGCATTCAgactcccctccctgcctccacccctcctCAAGAAGTCCCTTAAAAAAACCCTATGCTGCTTGTGGCATTCTCCTGAGGCACCCTAGAGCCCCTTGGACTCTATCCATATAACCTCCCCCTCTAACTGACCCTGTACATTTGGTTATGTTTGCAACTTGCTACAAAAGGAAGAATCTTAGTAATATCTGAAGAAACAGGACTATACCACCGGGTGAGCAGAGCTAGATAGGAAATGTATGAGGCTTGGGGTGCCTATAGCATAAGAGCTGGTgctactttaaaaatataaaaatctcaTTGTACTAGTTAGGACCACTTATGTATGTAGGCCcctatcctcaaaggtatttagacacctaactcccattgaaatcaatctcGAGCCACTGGCTATTGTTTCTTCCCTTGTGTTAATTTTGGCCATCCCCTTTCCAAGGGAGTTGTGATAGGAATTGCTTTCCTGtcatttatatattttacatatattgATTTGTTTATATGTTCAACAAAGAGGCCATGGTATTTTGGAGGCAAAGCCAGCTTTATCTTTACATAGATAGGGAGCTATATTCAACGGTCACAGGTCcaatctccctctcttccccacccttgcTCTATATGTTTTATGGAGTCACATTTCATTTGCCTCAGATTTCTAATTGTATTCTATGTTGACACATACACAGGATATGATTAGCAGCCACTACATAGGAGAGGCCTGGCACTGGAATTACAGGGGTATTGTTAGTTAGGACTGaggtgcattagcagagctgAATGGTAAAGACCGCACAATACCTTCATGCACTATACCAATGCTTTCAAAAGCATTATATTCACACACATAAATTGAAAGAGAGGAATGACTTGACAGGAGATTTCCTGGCAGTGTTTTGTTTACTGTTCTTTCAGATACTTTGAATAACAAAAATACACCATTTTTAGATAAATTTTAAACTCAGTATTTAGAAACACTTCAGGCAATAAAATACTCCCGCCAAAATGTAGCACCCACCTTTCCTTCCCTCTGCTGTGTGCGTAACAGACAGCAGAATGTGAGAAGAAAACAACTTCCATCAGAAGTTGAAAACTAGAGTTCAGTGCCTCCTTATCCTCTGCCCTTTGTTTTAGATTGTATGGAGAGAACGTCCTAATCAGTGTGTCAGAATGGCTTATTTTATAAACAACTTGTTTGTATTGTTATTTGTGCATATTAAAATATGGGCTCATCTATGCAGGCAAAAGGGAAGGAAGCAAATCCAGACACAGATGCAGAAGGGAGCCTCAGCAGCCTCTTCCGTCCATGAGAACCTGTGGAAGCCCCTGAACTCCAAGAGATGAACCTTAGTTTCCTAAGCCCTCTGTTGCTACCCCATGAGTTTTACCTTATTAATGTCATGGCCTGTTGCAAACTTCCCATCATCTGTCCCAACAAAAAGGAGAGTTAATTATTTGTAAAGCCAATTCGTACTGGGAGGAGGCATTTTGTAAGTGCTCTTTTGGAATTAAACCTGTGAAAAAATAGTATGCCCCTTTAAAAAGCCTGTTAAATGAATACTTTTATATCTAcctaaaaaaatctaaaaaacgATTTGGACACATTTTTGAGTGTCTCAATACCCTGCTGGAATTAGTACCAAGTAGAGTGGAATATAATGCAAAAAGAATGTATTGGGTGTTGTATTTAAGAGCTTTACTCAATTATATCAAAATAGCAAAATAATGGTGTCAGCAAATACTCAGCCTACAACAAGGAGCATTGTTAGTCTAGCAGAGCCTTAAAAAATTGCAACATGTGAGCATCTTCTCATTTACATTTCCAATTCTCATTGCCAACTCCTGGTTCTATGTAACCTTTTTTGCAAACTGCAGAGAAAGAAAGTTCTGACAGACAATGAAAGTCATCTGACGGTAAGATTTCCTCAAATCCTGGACAACCAATCACTTGGTTGCTTGTCTCTAAGTTTACTTGCCAGATGATGGAGAAATTTATATGCAGATTTcttttttattcattcatttatttattgtgcCAGTGAGCACTTTTTCCATTATTACGGACTAAATGATATGGGAATTAATCTCTGCCACTGTGTCACATAGATATTTCTCATCCCTCATTTTTACTATAATTACTACCATGTACGTGTGCTTTAATTAACTCAGACAAAGTCTGGAGGAATTAATACCAGGTTGGAAGTCTTGAATTTTAATCACATCTCTGACTGCCACTGACTGGGACCTGATctagcacccactgaagtcaatgacatacTCCCAAGTGGAGatactttcattgatttcagtggatttcaGACTGGGTTCTTGCTGCTttgccctgggcaagtcatttagcatCTCTGCTTCCCAGCCTGCTTAAAGAGGGTGTTAATATTTGTGTGATGTTGTATTTGTACAATGGTTTGGACATGTGAAATGATACATAAGGGCTCTGAATTATTGTTACCATTCACTATTTGTCCTGTTACAACTAGCAAAAACACGAGACAGGATTTGCAACCTCTCTGTGTTTTTGTTCCTTCACTGAGTTACAGAACACTAGATTAGCATGAGGCTGACTCTTGTCTAACATGCTGAAAAGTGCGTGCCTTTAACATGCAAACAGCTACCAGAATGCATGTCCAATGAGGCATGACATCACTGAagatatattgatttaaataaaaacaaaacaaaacaggagaagAAATTGATGACAAAACCGCATGAAGTAATGAAAAATTTAACAGATCATCAATATCCAAAATGAAAGCATTTCTAAGCCAGTTATCCAATACATACTATGCGCTGGTTGGTTTATTTATGAGCTCTGCATTGGTACCTTCAAGttcattttgaagttttctaTCCCCTAGGCCTAGGGTATTGTGCAATGAATTAGTATTGGATGATCAAGCACCTTTCTCACAGTCACAATATAACTAAAAAGTATGGCACTAAGGTATGCAGATTCTGTAGCTCCCATCACTAATAAAATATGCCCTATAGATAGATATTTACAGTCAGAAATTACTTTCCGTTTATTTCCTGCCATTACTCAATAagcacattcatttcaatgggagaaaAATGTCAGCATCAGGTCATAAGTGTATTACAATAAACATGCTTTCTATATTTAACATAGGAGTAGATTCTAAATATCCCAGCCTGAGTGCATGGGAGCAGGCGGGACTAGGGAGGGCGGCAAGTTGAAGCTGAAAGACTAGAGCCCTAGCATGTCTCTGGCATTCGGAACCATAACTGAATCTAAATTTGGGCTAGATACTCCGTGGGTGTAAATcgccatggaaatcaatggagctcctctgatttatgccagctgggcATCTGTCCCAAACTAAGAAACTAAAGATGAGGTACCTGCCACTGTCAACTGGTGGCCAACTGCTTTCAGAAATACAGACCCAAATCCTGTAAACACTCACATCCATGCCTAGCTCTAAGCATatgagtattcccattgaaatcaatgaaagtacAATGAGATCACTCACATACTTACagataagcacatgcataagtgtttgctggAGCCATAGAAGTGAAGAAATAGGCAGTCTGCTCAGGgaatttttaagaaaaatttgcACTCAACTCTTCCGCAACATTCATTACAAAGATCCTTTTGAAAGCCCAAAGATCTGAGATTGTAGAGCCATAATGGACTTCATACACTGTAGAAAAAGATAGGCCAATAACTGGAATATTTTAACTATTCAGATTTACAAGATTCAAGTTCACAAAATTTGGAAGTAGTGAAACAGTCATAACGTTATCCTACAAATCTTGCTCACATATTAGCAAAGTTGCTTTGTgtttaataaagaaaatattccaGGATCCTTTCAACACTTTTATTATGAAAAGCTGTAATAAACATCTATGTCCCGACCATTTTTCTAGAGACTTTAGTAATGTAtgttcttttccatttcttttctaaACAGTTCCTTTGGCCTTCAGTCTTGTGTGTTTCCCAGATCATGGAAACAATTTCTTGACCCTTTTTGCCTTCATACATGGGATTGCCTCTTGTGTGAACCACATGAGTAAAaacctggccccagtgaagtcaatgagacttttgcTGGGActccaatggggccaggatttctcccaatgaaattaagacTCTGTGATTTTATGGAGACTGCCTGGTAATAGGTTAAGGCAACGCCATTTAGCAGCCACTCTGTGTGGCATGCTCCCGAGGGAACTGGCATAGATTTATTCATAATTACCAGTGTAACTTAATGCTGCTTAGGAGTTGTGGCTTCAAATgacctccaacacacacacacacacacacacacacgttgccAGGGCATGGGACCACGGAGCAACACAACGGGCCGCATGGGTCTCCATATAGATGGCCCAGGGTCAGTGAAGATTAAATTAATTTCCACATACACAATCTGGGACTCCACAAACCTTGCCCCTTTGGTGTGACCTGTAAAACTCCCTTTCCCCCATTCTCCAGGAGACAACGAATCAGGATAGTTAAAATTCACAGTTTTAACTGAACTTTTTCGCTTCTATGTATTTTTGCATGGATAGTTTGGTGCATTGTTCAATCCTGTATACACAGAAACCATATTCCAGACGTCCTCTCCTCCCCCATATCCAAAAATTACCCCAAACATCTAAAAACCCTCGTGTTCTCACAAATGGATCATTTTACTCCTTTAGATGTGCTGCTTGTGTTCCCTGCAATGCTCTGTGTGCAAGGAAGCTTGAAATATTCAGCATGGAGAGGTCCCAGGCCTTGCTTAGCTAAGGCCTAGTATGGTGGAAATCCTGTTTGTACCATGTCTCTGTCTGCCCTCCAACCACAATGAACCAGAACTGGAAGCACACAAGCAGATGCATGGTTTGTGATAACCCAGCTGTAGTGAATGGAGCTAGGGGTGGAGAGGGGCAAGTCAGGGTCTCCTTTAGAGCTATTGTCTGCTGAAGCTGCAAGAAAGCCTGCCTACatgatttctttctttcacttGCAGCACAATCACAAGGATGGCAGGGGGGCAGTTCCTAGAGTCTTCTCTCTGATAGAGATGATGTTTTGTAAGTGAGGAAATTTGAGTAACATGAGCAGTAAGAAACTATTGCTCAACAAAAAGAGATCCACAAAAAGTTTGTGCAAAAATATACCAGGGTTTTGGAAATGCAGCACAACATGGTCACCACAACATGGCTGCAATTTCTctgcaaaatgtaaaaaaacagcTATCACTGGACCCTCCCGCCTCCATACACACTAAGAGGAagtaaaaaagaacaaagaaaagcaGCAATTACGAACAATAAGCACTTTGTTATGCTATTTTCTGGAGCCAGCATATTGTTGCCATTGATTTTTTAAGCAAAACgtcccattaatttcaactgAGATTTCTGCTTAATAATGGTTGGCATGATATGGCCCAGAGTTATTATCTGTTAAAAAGGTATTGTTCTAACTAGAGtgattttaaaatgggatttttttccccggTGGTTGGGATTTTAGCACTAAATACAGTAACCCACCTGATGTCAGACAGTGTTCAAGGGCCAGAAGACATTGAGAAGGCAATAATAACTGCAAACAAAAATACAAGGGGAAAATCCTTTCACATCGACATGAAGGGGAACCAGGGAGTGACATACACGTTCatttcacaccccccccccgcccttccatCATTGCATTAGGTCCACAAAGATAGCATCCCCCTGTGTTGTATTGGTTTGCTGCGTGTTTACCCTGCCCGTTTTCTAGTACGGGGGCTACAACAGGCCTTTCCTTGTGATAATTTGGCAGTAGTACAAATCTCACACACAAATTCCCTCACATTCTTTTCAGGGACAGCTGTCTACAAAAATAATGCTTTCCATAGGGGATCTGGTTGCTGGCTTTTGCTTTTTTAGTGcggtgtaataaataaataaataaataaataaataaataaaataacataaaaaGGAAGCAAGGAACAGGACGTGTAGCGAAAGGGTTAAAGCCGTCTCAATGACATCATTCTCATTTGCATAGAAGTGAGGCTATAACTGCTCATGCAGAGAAAGCGCTGATGCTACAGTCCAGAGCAGCAGCGGCAAAGGGTAGAGTTACTTCTGTGCAGAGCATCAGTGGTGAGGATACGATTTTTATATTTCAACtctggttttctttccccccctttctccccTTTTATTAGCATGCATTTCTCCATCTCTACGCTGATGAGTGTGGATTTTTAACCCAAGTCCTTCTTCAACACCCTTTGCTTTGTTACTAAATTTCAGGATGGGATATTCCTGTTGCTTTCACAGGCACCCAAGAGATGTTAATTGTAAGCCCGTGTTTAAGACTAGTGGCGTCGTTAAAGGTGGACAGATTGAGAGAAAATGTTAAATGCGAGCCTAAGGAAAGAATGGGGGAAGCCCTCTCCATTTCCTTTGTTCTGGCTTGACCAAAAAAGCTGGCATCTTTGTCGACACTCATTGAATCTTTTCGTATCTGTGACCCAACAACGGGAGCTTTTGTTGATCTACGCATTACTACTTCCTTCCCTGCTATTTAGAAGGGAATTTACTACAAGCAGATGTGCGCAAAAATCTCAAGCTCCCaatacagggagggagggagggagagcaaggGGAGGTTGTATTGTTCAAACCTCCAGCTGCTGAAAGAGGGGCtctgtcgctgtgtgtgtgtgtatcgaTACAAGAAAATCTTTTGTTTAAATCCAGGCAGCGTTGTCTCTGTGGCTGCATTGCTGAGAAGGAGAAAGGCAGCAAACGGAGAAGGGCGGTGGTTTGAGCTTCCTCAGACTGCAGCTGCAGTTCTTTGTGAGGAGAAAAGAATGCAGGACTTCAGCCAAATGTGCtaagggaagggagagcagaCAGACCCCAAGATGGAGAATGTGATTAGCATAGGCTAGTTCCTTGGCATTGGCATTATTTCACATTTTTTAGTGTGTGTgcattaaatcttttaaaaaaaaaagataatagcCTCTTCCAGGCACCATCCTCCCTATTGTTCTCTTCGTGGAAACATTGAAGAGATTTTAATGAGAAGAAAACAGTCTCAACAATAGGCAATTGTTTTGACAATGGATTAAATTtccacttaaaaaataaaacaacgtatTTCCTgcattgattttgttttaaactccTTAATCAGCCTTGTATATGAAATGTACATATCATTTCATCCCACTGTATGTTAACACGACGAATTTTATTTCACTGAATATGTATCTTATTACCAAAAAAAGAAGAGGCTATTACGTACCTCTCAACCAGGGAGGCGGGAGGCGGGGTTGCTGGCTGGAGATCAAGGAGTAACGCTAAAAGGTGGAGGAGTCTATAACTGTCTCTCCTTTCCACGCACAGATTAATCTGCAAAAATGTCCGACAAACCAGATATGGCTGAAATTGAGAAATTTGACAAGACTAAATTGAAGAAAACAGAAACGCAGGAGAAAAATTCACTGCCTTCAAAAGAAAGTAAGTATGTATAATTtaacagggagagggagaaggcaaGGAAAAGATAAAGTCCAGGGTAGAGACagtttttatacatatataaattaTGTGAAATATATGTATGATTACTGAGTAGATATAAAATATCCTAACCACTGTAAAGTTAACATAgtacattttataattttttttaccaaTTTTATAAATCTACATTTGATTTCTATACCATAAAATTTATTaaagttaatatttaaaaaaggtcAAGTActtcatctttattttttaaattcttatttttttcctcttttttttttttttttttttagcaattgAACAGGAGAAGCAAGCGGGTGAATCGTAATGAAATCTGCCCTTCCAAATTATGCACTGTACATTCCACAAGCATTGCCTTCTTATTTTACTTCTTTTAGCTGTTTAACTTTGTAAGATGCAAAGAGGTCGGATAAAGTTTAAATGACTGTACTGCCCCTTTCACATCAAAAAATAGAACTACTGACACTGAATGAAGGCGCTGCCTTTCCATCTGCCTGTCTGGGTTTGGTCCTGGTGGCATGAAAGAGCTTGCATGTTGATGAAAGAAGAACTTGGGTGGGACTACAGTAAACTAGTAACACATGAATAAATGCAAAGCTGTACCAAGGTCCTGCGAGCTGTAAAATGCAGTTAATCGAGTGccattttttttgttcaaatgattttaattatTGGAATgcacaatttttttaatatgcaaataaaatgttttaaaacctgGATGGTATTGATGTGCTATCTTTTGGACAGTGATCTCACAGGATGAAGCATAAGTGCCTGTGTTAACATGTGGGATGCTAGGAGACCTTtggagattatttaaaaaaaaatgtttttggctCTTGATATATGCTCTTGCCAATTTCAGTCCTACAACACTTAAAATCGATTTCATTCATATTTCTATGCATCACAGCTAACTTTGTTTGCTTTCCTGTAAATATGCTtagttctaatatatatttttcaaatttgAGGTAAATcagcatttttgtatttttttaaaacatttccttttgtaGAAACCATTCTGTATCTTCACCCTTGAACTGCACTTTCTTCACGCAAATATGTAATTAATCTGCATTCAGTTTAGTAGGCAGTACAATAATAGACTGAACCTAAAAATtttagaataaatacattaagagAGCAACAAGGGTAGCCAGTCTTTTGCGTATTGTTGACCACTCATTCTTTGTGCTGTGCTAAAAGTAAAACTATTAATGATCGTTTAATAAAGGGTATTCTGTGCAAATGGAAGTTCAGCAGAATTAAATATGGTTTGGATCTGTTCAGAGCTTCATTGGGTAATGTCTTTCTTATTAGTCACTGTATGATGATCTGACCTAGAATCTTGTTcgtaaaatttaaaattaatactttggGGATAAAAtccatattaatttaaaaaataaaaatcattatgGGACAAAACTATCTTGTAAACCATCAGACAGTAGCATGCCATTTCACATAACCTGCTTTGTTATGTACACATTCATCTCCCATCCCTGTCACTtgacactgggtgaaattctggaccCATTTTAAAGGCAGTGGGCATCAGGATTTCATCGCTAAGCACATAGCAGCCTGAAATGACACTTCTTCATATGGGTGTTGTGGGGATGGTCTGTGAAGGTCACTAGTATCTTAGCTTATTCAGTGGCTAAGACTTGGTCCTGCACCTTCTTCCTGATTCAGGATCAACTGTACCCATGGGTGCTATGTGAATTAACTGCAACAGAGACAAATTTATCCTTGggggtaactccattgatttcattgcgccttttccctgagtaaggtgtATAGAtcggggcctaatcctgcaagatgctgagtgcaCCTAGTCTGTACTCAAAAGATACTGGGAGCACTCACCACCTCGCAGGATGAATTCTGTTCTTGACTGAATTCTCACCAGCATCAGCGCACAACTTGATTCCTCTAGCTTAATACTTACAACAGAATAAAGGCTCGATCCTGTAAGATGCTCTGTGGCcttgaactcccactgaagtcaatgaaaattgaAGGCATTCAACATCTTGTATGATCAAGCGTTTAATAAGGAAGTCTACGTATTCTAAGAACTGGGATTCAGTGAAATGCTGATGTAATCCACTGAAAATCTGTTGGCAAAAATGCTTCAGGATAATTCCATTATGTTTAGGGTGGTCCATTAGAAAATAAAGTCAGTTATCTTTGCTTGTAGTGTTAGATTTTTAGGCTTTCATTTTCTTCCTCCTGAATTGTAGAAAAGGTACAGGAAACCAGTTAGACTCTGAAAAATAGTTTAGACAATCACCTCCTAGCTTCTGATCTTAATCAGCTAGCACAGGAAGTAGCATATGACTAAACTCAAGAGTGTTAGTCTACATTGTATGTATGTGAGTCGTGGTCAATTAGAATGGCAGTGAGCATCTGCTTGCAGTGGTTCATCTCTGCAAAGAAAACCGTAGCAATATCAgagcaatatatttaaaaagaattagAGCATTAGACACAGAGGACCAGATCCtcggtgtaaattggcatagctccatttaagtcaatgagctatgctgatttaaacCACTTGAGGAGCTGGCCCAATATCATGTATTTGTGGTACTGTGGCCAGTAGCTTCACATTCCCTTTTATGGCATGCATTTAGATTGATGCCTCATGAACTTAACCTGTAGCTATCTGATTGCAGCTTTGATAAATTgtaattcagtgtgtgtgtgtgtgtgtgtaggtgaaTATAGGATGGCTCAGGCAAATGGTAATTGGATATAGAACCTTTCCCTTCTAGGTCACTGGTCCAAATGCACCAGAAGTCAGTAATGTTCAAAGAGTGTTACCATCTGCTAGCTGTTTGAAGGCCTACAGTATATGATGAGTTTCCAGCCCAGTCTCTCGTAGGGAGGTGATTTTGTCACAACTGATGTGAATTAGTCCTATTGTCAGGATCCTCAATAGAGAGGcaaagcatctgatgaagtgagctgtggctcacgaaagcttatgctcaaataaattggttagtctctaaggtgccacaagtactccttttctttttgcgaatacagactaacatggctgctactctgaaacctgtcagtatttgATGGTGATCCCTCCAGGTCAGATTTGAAGAATACCGGACCCCATTCTCCATTGCTTTACACCATGTGAAGCCATTTATATCAGTGCCAAGTGAGtgcacagtggctgcaaaacatTCCCCACAGTGTGAAAAAAGAGTTCTAAATATGGTAGCATCGTACATTCACATAGCACAAGTGTAAGTGAgcacacaaggtgcaaggcaggggagaatcagacCTACTGTGATGCTCCTTACTCTTCTAGAGTTGTACCGTGAATAATAAACAGACAGGTTTAGGTTTAGGCTGTAGCACTGTCAATCTAGCAACTTTCACCAGTATTAAATTCACTAAAAAAATCACAGGCAAGAAACCTGGTTATGAAAAAAAAGGTCATTTGAAACAGAGCAGCACATATGGTTTTTGATCTCACATGCTGTGCAGCCACATCAGCCCAGCCCCCCTCAGGGACAAAGTCTTTATGATGTCTGATgtgctgtctccccctcccccacccccactcccaccagaAATGCGGCTC
The nucleotide sequence above comes from Caretta caretta isolate rCarCar2 chromosome 1, rCarCar1.hap1, whole genome shotgun sequence. Encoded proteins:
- the TMSB4X gene encoding thymosin beta-4, with product MSDKPDMAEIEKFDKTKLKKTETQEKNSLPSKETIEQEKQAGES